A genomic stretch from Vibrio neptunius includes:
- a CDS encoding porin family protein: MKKTLLVAASAALISMPSLANENYIAVELGAGSYTTSGQHANSYFINDDTGFLSLKGGHYFSNNVRAYGYLQAGAESSVEYQDILGSTFAKFSTTTHEFGAGADYLHNLTDKFYLLTGGNLGIYNSTYEVSANGLSKDSTNTGLAAGVNLGLGYNFTDNFSMELGYRHSRFFGNDHEVGVIKLSVDASNTGYLNASYSF; this comes from the coding sequence ATGAAAAAAACTCTACTTGTAGCAGCATCAGCTGCACTAATTTCAATGCCTTCACTTGCTAATGAAAACTATATTGCAGTTGAACTAGGCGCTGGCTCTTACACCACATCTGGCCAACATGCCAACTCATACTTTATCAATGACGATACGGGTTTCTTAAGCCTTAAAGGTGGCCACTATTTCAGCAACAACGTACGAGCTTATGGATACCTTCAAGCTGGTGCAGAATCTAGCGTAGAATACCAAGACATCCTTGGCTCTACCTTTGCTAAGTTTAGTACTACCACTCATGAGTTTGGTGCAGGTGCTGATTATCTTCACAACCTAACAGACAAGTTCTACCTTCTAACTGGTGGTAACCTAGGTATTTATAACAGTACCTATGAAGTCTCTGCTAATGGTCTTTCAAAAGACAGTACCAACACAGGTTTAGCGGCTGGCGTAAACTTGGGCTTGGGTTACAACTTTACGGATAACTTTAGTATGGAACTTGGCTACCGACACAGCCGTTTCTTCGGAAATGATCACGAGGTTGGTGTCATTAAACTGAGTGTGGATGCTTCAAACACTGGTTACCTAAACGCTAGCTACTCTTTCTAA
- a CDS encoding heavy metal translocating P-type ATPase, with amino-acid sequence MRQFDIPLSGLSCMGCARKVERELTSQHRVSIHDLTPQYITLDSDSRFADLEKSIQSLGYQAGHQYQFDLSGLSCGKCVAKLESALKESNDIGQFDVSKTRLSLSTLLTQQQVKDLVASLGYQAGEPEAEIKEPTAQPQKITQPKSHLPPSNRNETLHFLISGMTCASCVASVERALTQVEGIAKAQVNLAEQSALVFSTYKDSKTVNAIANAVKEAGYQAEIVDDPATQQEKQQAQQMAVQAHHKKSAWAGIAIGVPLMLWGVLGGNMMIRTSQDQLIWGVVGVICFWLLTTAGKSFFSNAWQALTHKRATMNTLVALGTGAAWLFSMLVVAFPDWFPPASRHVYFEASAMIVGLISLGHYIEAKAKAKTTRSLQALIKLQPNEAVLITESDDQVIAIDQITEGMQLRIKPGEKAPIDGRVVSGESYLDESMLTGEPVPVYKQCGDTISAGTLNQDGSLVIEATGVGSNTMLSRIITMVREAQSSKPAIAKLADQISAVFVPVVVAIALFSALVWFMVGPEPKASYMLVVTTTVLIIACPCALGLATPLSVTVGIGKAAEMGILIKDADVLQSASNIDTVVFDKTGTLTQGKPDVQHIFALNQDDQQLLTAAASIEQYSEHPLAKAIVKQAQEHQLSLGEVRDFNNMRGMGVTGVLENESIAVVSLPYAQKQELKLEGLEQELQRCANNAWTPVIVVQQNQVSGLIAIADPIKQDAKQAVDALRSMQITPVMLTGDNQHVAKAIAQQLGIEQVISQVLPDEKAGHVAKIQASGKRVAMIGDGVNDAPALALADIGIAMGSGSDVAIESAQMTLLNSSPLAVVKAIELSKATIKNMKQNLFGAFIYNSLGIPIAAGVLYPAFGFLLSPVVAGAAMALSSITVVSNANRLRLFKSSIRS; translated from the coding sequence ATGCGTCAGTTCGACATTCCACTATCTGGTTTAAGCTGTATGGGTTGCGCTCGGAAAGTTGAGCGAGAACTTACCTCTCAGCATCGGGTCAGTATCCATGATTTAACGCCACAGTACATTACTCTGGATAGCGACAGCCGCTTTGCGGATTTAGAAAAGTCAATTCAATCTCTAGGGTATCAGGCAGGTCATCAGTATCAGTTCGACCTATCAGGACTAAGCTGCGGTAAATGTGTGGCCAAACTTGAGTCCGCTTTAAAAGAAAGTAACGATATTGGCCAATTTGATGTATCGAAAACTAGGCTTTCTCTTTCGACGTTACTCACACAGCAACAAGTAAAAGATCTTGTCGCCTCTCTCGGTTATCAGGCCGGAGAGCCTGAGGCAGAAATAAAAGAGCCAACGGCTCAACCACAAAAAATCACTCAGCCAAAATCGCACCTTCCTCCTTCCAATCGTAATGAAACCCTTCATTTTTTGATTTCAGGGATGACTTGTGCCAGTTGTGTGGCGTCTGTTGAACGAGCACTGACCCAGGTAGAAGGCATAGCCAAAGCTCAAGTTAACCTTGCGGAGCAAAGTGCCTTAGTTTTCAGTACCTATAAAGACAGCAAAACCGTTAACGCTATAGCCAATGCAGTAAAAGAAGCTGGCTATCAGGCTGAAATTGTTGACGACCCAGCAACACAACAAGAGAAGCAACAGGCCCAACAAATGGCCGTGCAAGCTCATCATAAGAAAAGTGCATGGGCAGGTATTGCCATCGGCGTACCACTCATGCTTTGGGGTGTGTTGGGTGGCAATATGATGATTCGTACCAGTCAGGATCAGTTAATTTGGGGCGTCGTTGGGGTTATTTGTTTCTGGCTTCTTACCACCGCAGGAAAAAGCTTCTTCTCCAACGCTTGGCAAGCCCTTACACACAAGCGTGCAACCATGAACACCCTCGTTGCGCTGGGTACGGGTGCCGCTTGGCTGTTCTCAATGTTAGTTGTGGCTTTCCCAGATTGGTTTCCACCAGCGTCACGCCATGTTTACTTTGAAGCCAGCGCGATGATTGTCGGTCTGATTTCTTTAGGCCATTACATTGAGGCAAAAGCGAAAGCCAAAACCACTCGTTCTTTGCAGGCTTTGATTAAACTTCAGCCTAATGAAGCCGTGTTGATTACCGAATCTGACGACCAAGTGATTGCCATTGACCAGATAACAGAAGGTATGCAACTGCGAATTAAACCCGGTGAAAAGGCTCCTATCGATGGGCGCGTCGTTTCAGGTGAGTCTTACCTAGATGAATCTATGCTGACTGGCGAACCTGTCCCCGTCTACAAACAATGTGGCGATACGATTTCTGCAGGTACGTTAAATCAGGATGGCAGCTTAGTCATTGAAGCAACGGGAGTGGGTAGCAATACCATGCTGTCGCGGATTATTACCATGGTGCGGGAAGCGCAAAGCAGCAAACCCGCCATCGCCAAACTGGCGGATCAAATTTCGGCTGTCTTTGTCCCTGTCGTTGTCGCGATTGCTCTGTTCTCTGCCCTAGTATGGTTTATGGTTGGCCCTGAGCCGAAAGCGAGCTACATGTTGGTCGTTACCACCACTGTACTGATCATTGCTTGTCCGTGTGCGCTAGGTTTAGCGACCCCACTATCGGTGACTGTTGGTATTGGTAAAGCCGCTGAAATGGGGATTTTAATCAAAGATGCAGATGTACTTCAGTCTGCAAGCAATATTGATACGGTGGTTTTTGATAAGACAGGTACATTAACTCAGGGCAAGCCTGACGTTCAGCATATCTTCGCTCTTAATCAGGACGATCAACAACTGCTAACCGCAGCGGCTAGCATAGAGCAATACTCAGAGCATCCACTGGCAAAAGCCATCGTCAAGCAGGCTCAAGAACATCAGCTTAGTTTGGGTGAAGTTCGCGATTTCAATAACATGCGCGGCATGGGAGTGACTGGTGTTTTAGAAAATGAAAGTATCGCGGTGGTGTCTTTGCCTTATGCTCAAAAACAAGAGCTCAAGCTTGAAGGACTTGAACAAGAACTGCAGCGCTGCGCAAATAATGCTTGGACCCCAGTGATTGTCGTTCAGCAAAATCAGGTATCAGGTTTAATCGCCATCGCCGACCCAATTAAACAAGATGCGAAGCAAGCGGTGGATGCCCTACGCTCAATGCAAATTACTCCGGTCATGTTAACCGGCGACAACCAGCATGTTGCTAAGGCGATAGCCCAGCAACTCGGGATCGAACAAGTAATATCTCAAGTACTACCAGATGAAAAAGCAGGCCATGTGGCTAAAATTCAGGCAAGCGGAAAGCGCGTTGCTATGATTGGTGATGGAGTCAACGATGCGCCCGCTCTCGCGCTGGCAGATATTGGTATCGCCATGGGTAGCGGTAGCGACGTCGCAATCGAAAGTGCACAAATGACCTTACTCAACTCATCACCGCTGGCCGTTGTTAAAGCCATCGAACTTTCCAAAGCAACGATTAAAAACATGAAACAGAATTTATTCGGTGCGTTCATTTATAACTCTTTAGGTATTCCAATCGCAGCTGGCGTACTGTATCCAGCCTTCGGATTTTTGCTCAGCCCAGTCGTCGCTGGCGCAGCAATGGCACTCTCATCAATCACCGTTGTGAGCAATGCCAACCGATTAAGACTTTTTAAATCTTCGATTCGTTCATAG
- the gltX gene encoding glutamate--tRNA ligase, which translates to MTVKTRFAPSPTGYLHVGGARTALYSWLFAKNQGGEFVLRIEDTDLERNSQEAVDAILEGMQWMGLEWNEGPYFQSKRFDRYNEMVDKLLAEDKAYKCYASKELLDEIRSEQEAAKEMPRYDANHPKIVAANAEAKEGDAFVIRFRNPKEGSVVFDDQIRGRIEIANSQLDDLIIRRTDGAPTYNFVVVVDDWDMGITHVVRGEDHINNTPRQINIYEALGAPVPTFAHCAMILGDDGAKLSKRHGAVSVMQYRDEGYLPNALNNYLVRLGWSHGDQEIFSQEEMINLFTLDAISKSASAFNTEKLLWLNNHYIKASTPEYVAEHLQWHLDNQNLNIDNGPAITEVIKLVGERCNTLVELAEQIRYFYEDFSEFEAGAAKKHLRGVAKGPLELALAKVEALEAWTTANIKDGVIAAVCEELDIGMGKIGMPLRVAVTGGGQSPSVDAVMELVGKERVIARIKMAIAFIAEREANA; encoded by the coding sequence ATGACGGTTAAAACTCGTTTTGCTCCTAGCCCAACAGGCTACCTTCACGTTGGTGGTGCGCGTACTGCACTTTACTCTTGGCTTTTTGCTAAAAACCAAGGCGGTGAATTCGTTCTACGTATCGAAGATACGGATTTAGAACGTAACTCTCAGGAAGCCGTCGATGCGATCCTTGAAGGAATGCAGTGGATGGGGCTTGAGTGGAATGAAGGCCCTTACTTCCAGTCAAAGCGTTTTGACCGTTACAACGAAATGGTTGATAAGCTACTAGCAGAAGACAAAGCTTACAAATGTTATGCGTCTAAAGAGCTGCTAGACGAAATCCGCTCTGAGCAAGAAGCTGCAAAAGAGATGCCGCGTTACGATGCGAATCACCCGAAAATCGTTGCAGCAAACGCAGAAGCGAAAGAAGGCGATGCGTTTGTTATCCGTTTCCGTAACCCGAAAGAAGGTAGTGTGGTATTCGATGATCAGATCCGTGGTCGCATTGAAATCGCAAACAGCCAGCTAGATGATCTTATTATTCGTCGTACTGATGGTGCTCCAACTTACAACTTCGTTGTGGTTGTGGATGACTGGGATATGGGGATCACTCATGTTGTTCGCGGTGAAGACCACATCAACAATACGCCTCGTCAAATCAACATTTATGAAGCGTTAGGTGCACCTGTGCCTACATTCGCGCACTGTGCAATGATCCTAGGCGATGATGGCGCGAAACTGTCTAAGCGTCACGGCGCGGTATCAGTGATGCAATATCGTGACGAAGGTTATCTACCCAATGCTCTAAATAACTACCTAGTGCGTCTAGGCTGGTCTCATGGTGATCAAGAAATCTTTTCTCAAGAAGAGATGATCAATCTATTCACTCTAGATGCCATCTCTAAATCAGCGTCGGCGTTTAACACGGAAAAGCTGCTTTGGTTAAACAACCATTACATCAAGGCTTCGACGCCTGAGTACGTAGCTGAACACCTACAGTGGCATCTAGACAACCAAAATCTAAACATTGACAACGGTCCTGCAATCACAGAAGTGATCAAGCTTGTGGGTGAGCGCTGTAACACTCTCGTAGAGCTTGCAGAGCAAATCCGTTACTTCTACGAAGATTTCTCTGAGTTTGAAGCTGGCGCCGCTAAGAAGCACCTACGTGGTGTCGCTAAAGGCCCGCTAGAGTTGGCTTTAGCAAAAGTTGAAGCGCTAGAAGCGTGGACAACAGCGAACATCAAAGATGGCGTCATCGCAGCCGTTTGTGAAGAGCTAGACATCGGTATGGGTAAAATTGGTATGCCACTGCGTGTTGCAGTAACAGGTGGCGGCCAGTCTCCTTCTGTTGATGCTGTCATGGAGCTTGTAGGTAAAGAGCGCGTTATTGCTCGTATCAAGATGGCGATTGCGTTTATTGCAGAGCGTGAAGCTAACGCATAA
- a CDS encoding OmpA family protein yields MKKLAAVISTTLLLASASANAQFYLGAKAGASWLNDSCSTGPCDDSSWALGSFAGYEFNDMISLEIGLDTLGETTGFGYTDAGLSSYSFAPRLTMPIAERLDAFAKLGGAYVEYGDKDDSSLLGALGITYSFMPTIDFQLEYQRLTDINVDTHRFKGNALTLGFIAKFGGSDEAVEQPVEEELMVEEVVVVEPIIQTFETKVVDSSSFALNSAELKPQSKTMLADLVTFMTKFPQSTVEVVGYTDSSGAASYNQKLSEKRAQAVAEVLQEQGIDSSRITARGEGENNPIASNETREGREQNRRVEIMVPAFEYQAQ; encoded by the coding sequence ATGAAAAAATTAGCAGCGGTCATTTCCACTACACTTCTTCTTGCATCCGCATCGGCGAACGCTCAGTTCTACTTAGGTGCCAAAGCTGGGGCATCTTGGCTCAATGACTCTTGTTCTACAGGCCCATGTGATGACAGCTCTTGGGCTTTGGGGTCATTCGCTGGTTATGAGTTTAATGATATGATCAGCCTTGAAATAGGGCTAGATACCTTGGGTGAGACCACTGGGTTTGGGTACACTGACGCGGGTTTGAGCTCTTATTCTTTTGCCCCTCGATTGACCATGCCTATAGCGGAAAGATTGGATGCTTTTGCTAAACTAGGTGGTGCGTATGTTGAGTACGGCGACAAAGATGACAGTTCGTTACTTGGTGCATTGGGTATCACGTACTCCTTTATGCCAACCATTGATTTTCAACTCGAATACCAGCGTTTAACGGACATTAACGTTGATACTCATCGCTTTAAGGGCAATGCACTGACGCTTGGCTTCATAGCAAAATTTGGTGGTAGTGATGAAGCAGTAGAGCAACCAGTGGAAGAAGAATTGATGGTTGAGGAAGTCGTTGTCGTTGAGCCAATTATCCAGACGTTTGAAACCAAAGTTGTGGATTCCAGCAGTTTTGCACTAAACAGTGCAGAGTTGAAACCACAAAGCAAAACAATGCTGGCCGATTTGGTCACCTTTATGACGAAATTCCCTCAGTCTACTGTTGAAGTTGTCGGTTATACTGACTCTAGCGGTGCCGCGTCATATAACCAGAAACTTTCTGAAAAACGCGCTCAAGCTGTGGCTGAAGTGCTACAAGAACAAGGGATTGATTCCTCAAGAATTACGGCGCGTGGTGAAGGAGAAAATAATCCGATTGCTTCTAACGAAACGAGAGAAGGTCGTGAGCAAAACCGACGTGTCGAAATTATGGTGCCAGCCTTTGAGTATCAGGCCCAATAA
- a CDS encoding methyltransferase domain-containing protein, giving the protein MNYSKEYHSNGIVQFDAAKELIQLLPTQVGRLLDIGCGSGKVSHLIQAYSNPQVMVAIDASKEMLEQAHKLYPDSPVQFEHADVRQLTTELKFDVITSNSSFQWYQDYDAALSNIKDALNVNGVFVLQTPYKQEWCPQIMVLMAEFFRAYYPQLGQNFRMPCMHLESPEEYKEMFESRGFSVLSITPREFEYVFTGEEFKKFFMSGAYKVYTSASSYTLSIPSSFAGDLESYIEEVSQSRESFDVCIFRLIASFGKA; this is encoded by the coding sequence ATGAATTACAGTAAAGAATACCACAGCAATGGCATCGTTCAGTTTGATGCAGCGAAAGAGTTAATTCAGCTCTTACCAACCCAAGTAGGGCGTTTGCTTGATATTGGTTGCGGTTCCGGGAAAGTCTCTCACCTTATACAGGCATACTCGAATCCTCAGGTAATGGTGGCTATAGATGCCTCGAAGGAAATGCTTGAGCAGGCACATAAGTTATACCCTGACAGTCCGGTTCAGTTCGAACACGCAGATGTTCGTCAGCTCACTACGGAACTCAAATTTGATGTCATCACATCGAATTCATCGTTCCAGTGGTATCAGGATTATGATGCTGCGCTTTCTAACATTAAGGATGCGCTCAATGTGAATGGTGTATTCGTTCTTCAAACCCCCTATAAGCAGGAATGGTGTCCTCAGATCATGGTTCTGATGGCGGAGTTTTTCCGTGCCTACTATCCACAACTTGGCCAAAATTTTCGTATGCCCTGTATGCATTTGGAAAGCCCAGAGGAATACAAAGAAATGTTTGAGTCGAGAGGGTTTAGTGTCCTTTCAATCACACCTAGAGAGTTCGAGTATGTTTTCACAGGTGAAGAGTTTAAAAAGTTCTTTATGTCAGGGGCCTACAAAGTGTATACCTCAGCTTCAAGTTACACACTATCGATTCCTTCGTCCTTCGCTGGCGATCTAGAAAGTTATATTGAAGAGGTCTCGCAGAGTCGTGAGAGCTTTGATGTTTGTATCTTCAGGTTGATTGCGAGTTTTGGTAAGGCATAA